One segment of Labrus mixtus chromosome 10, fLabMix1.1, whole genome shotgun sequence DNA contains the following:
- the elovl6 gene encoding elongation of very long chain fatty acids protein 6, with product MSVLALQEYEFERQFNEDEAIRWMQENWKKSFLFSALYAAFILGGRHVMKQREKFELRKPLVLWSLTLAVFSIFGAIRTGSYMTYILMTKGLKQSVCDQSFYNGPVSKFWAYAFVLSKAPELGDTLFIVLRKQKLIFLHWYHHITVLLYSWYSYKDMVAGGGWFMTMNYLVHAVMYSYYALRAAGFRVSRKFAMFITITQITQMLMGCVVNYLVYSWMQQGQECPSHMQNIVWSSLMYLSYFVLFVQFFIEAYLSKKKSSAIAAAKKSE from the exons GAAGAAGTCCTTTCTCTTCTCTGCACTCTACGCTGCCTTTATCCTCGGGGGGCGCCATGTcatgaagcagagggagaagtTTGAGCTGAGGAAACCGCTGGTGCTATGGTCGCTCACGCTCGCTGTATTTAG TATATTTGGTGCCATCCGTACTGGGAGTTACATGACCTACATCCTCATGACGAAAGGGCTGAAGCAGTCAGTTTGTGACCAGAGCTTTTACAACGGGCCGGTCAGCAAGTTCTGGGCGTACGCCTTTGTACTTAGTAAAGCACCAGAACTGG GTGACACTCTGTTCATCGTCCTGAGGAAGCAGAAGCTCATCTTCCTCCACTGGTACCACCACATCACCGTGCTGCTCTACTCCTGGTACTCCTACAAAGACATGGTGGCAGGTGGCGGCTGGTTCATGACCATGAACTACTTGGTCCACGCTGTCATGTACTCTTACTACGCCCTGCGGGCGGCCGGCTTCCGGGTGTCCCGGAAGTTCGCCATGTTCATCACAATTACCCAGATCACCCAGATGCTAATGGGCTGTGTGGTCAACTACCTGGTGTACTCGTGGATGCAGCAGGGCCAGGAGTGTCCATCCCACATGCAGAACATTGTGTGGTCCTCCCTCATGTACCTCAGCTACTTTGTGCTCTTTGTACAGTTCTTCATTGAGGCCTACTTGAGCAAGAAAAAATCCTCGGCCATTGCTGCCGCCAAGAAGAGCGAGTAA